The Candidatus Limnocylindrales bacterium genome includes the window CAGAGAATGCCGGGAAAGAAGAAAACAGAATAGAAATCCTAATGGATTTTTTTATCCAGTTCTCACGATTCTCAGAAAAGAGATTTTAAGCTCTCCCATAAATCTCCCGTAGTTCTGCTTCGGCCCATTCTAAAACCTTTTTAGGTGGTTCACCCTGAACGGCCTTTGCAAAGACATCTACAATGATATACTTTGAGATGGCTTCCGAGGCGGCACGAGAAGGGGGGCCGGCATAACCGAGGGAGCGACTGTATCGTCCTACATCTCGAAACCCGATCATTTTAGGATCTTTTTGCCAAAGGGGATGGTTTTCCTGATCAGGACCCGGTCCGATAAGATATCCTTGAGCCACATCCAGCCATTTATAGTAATTTTCCTTTGCCATGAGAAATTGCAAAAACTCCCGGGCGGCCCCTTGATTTTTAGAATACTTCATGATGGCGTGCTCAAAGGTTAAAATCCCGGTAAACCTTCCAGCCGGACCTCTTAAAGTCCTTCCATGGTTAATCTTCCTGGCCAGCTCCGGATAATCCTTCTTGGCAACCAGATAAATACTGGCTCCGTTGAGGGTACAGGAAATCTGCTCAGCCAAAAAGGCCCGGTTGTTACTGGTATCGTCCCAGGAAAGACCCGTCTCATCCATGGCATCCCGCCAGAGTTCTACCATAAATTCCACCGCCTGCAGGCTCTCCGGACTGTTGATGGCGACGGTTTTACCATCGGCTTCTACCTCTTTACCCCCAAAGGCCCATAAAAGATCCAGACAAAAGCCCGGGGCATCTCCAAAGGTATGTCCCAACGATTGTCCAAAGGGATGTCCTCGCCTCTTGAGCTCTTTTCCAATTCGATAATATTCCTCCCAGGTATCCGGAAATTTCTCCACCCCCACTTCCTGGAACCAATCCTCTCGATACACGTGCAAGCCTGAAGCTGCATGATAGGGTACGGCTTTATAGTGACCGGAAATGTTGCAGTAGTCCTCAAAGGACTTATAAAGACCTCCATACCTTGCTTTGACTTCTTCCGCCAGATCATCTACATCGATACATCCACTGGCGTATAAGTGGGGCCAGTTTCGGAGCATCTGGATAATATCTGGGCCTATTCCGTTCTCGACGGCTGCTGCAATTCGGGCCTGAAGATCATTGGCATTGATCGTCTCAATGGTTACCTTCACCCCCATCTGTTTTCCCCATTCACTGGCCTGTCTTTGAAGCTCTACATCCGCCTGGGAAATAAAATTACTCCATTGAAGCAGGTGGAGCTGGGTTCCTTTTAAAATAGCCGGAAAAGAAAGGGAAGATTGACCGGCTTCTAATACCATTCCTGCTGCAGTGGCAGCAGTGGCTTTCAGAAATTCCCTTCGATTCATTTTCTTATCCTTTCATAGAATCGATCACAAACGCCCTGAAATCCTTCTTTCGGATAAGATCAGGCTCTTTGGAAACGGCCTCCAATACCAGGGTGAAAGTCCGTACCATATTTTCTCCTGTGAGGGAATCTTCTGACTTCTCAGATAGAATCGGTAAAGTGAGCGTTAAAGTCCGGGACAGCAGTTTATTATCTGAAAGGAAGGCCTTCGGACGTGTTGAAACAATTTTTAAGGCAGTTTGTACCAAATCCATCAAGAGATCTCCCCGGATCAAGGTCGATTTATCCTCGGTGGCTACCTGAAATAGCGAATCGAGAACTCCGGGTAGCAGCAGTTTCTCTTGATCGTACAAACCTGGATTCCTGGCTACGGTAATCAGG containing:
- a CDS encoding substrate-binding domain-containing protein; its protein translation is MNRREFLKATAATAAGMVLEAGQSSLSFPAILKGTQLHLLQWSNFISQADVELQRQASEWGKQMGVKVTIETINANDLQARIAAAVENGIGPDIIQMLRNWPHLYASGCIDVDDLAEEVKARYGGLYKSFEDYCNISGHYKAVPYHAASGLHVYREDWFQEVGVEKFPDTWEEYYRIGKELKRRGHPFGQSLGHTFGDAPGFCLDLLWAFGGKEVEADGKTVAINSPESLQAVEFMVELWRDAMDETGLSWDDTSNNRAFLAEQISCTLNGASIYLVAKKDYPELARKINHGRTLRGPAGRFTGILTFEHAIMKYSKNQGAAREFLQFLMAKENYYKWLDVAQGYLIGPGPDQENHPLWQKDPKMIGFRDVGRYSRSLGYAGPPSRAASEAISKYIIVDVFAKAVQGEPPKKVLEWAEAELREIYGRA